A portion of the Lolium rigidum isolate FL_2022 chromosome 1, APGP_CSIRO_Lrig_0.1, whole genome shotgun sequence genome contains these proteins:
- the LOC124684749 gene encoding 2-methylene-furan-3-one reductase: MQAFLSSSILTNPCPRSLFPRPKTQSQLILSSVTGARTSAATARRTVQGDGSTRCVVTPASSSPAVAAAATEVPEKMKAWAYDEYGDAGVLKLDEAVSVPPVGEEQVLVRVAAAALNPVDSKRRMGKFKATDSPLPTVPGYDMAGVVVKVGSQVKSLKEGDEVYGHISEKVLEGPKQYGSLAEYTAVEEKLVAVKPKNIDFAQAAGLPLAIETAHEGLERAGFSAGKSILVLGGAGGVGSLVIQLAKQVFGASKVAATASTPKLELLKSLGADVAIDYTKENFEELPDKYDVVFDAVGQGDKAVKVVKEGGSVVVLTGAVAPPGFRFVVTSDGSVLTKLNPYLESGKVKPIVDPKGPFPFSQVVEAFSYLETGRATGKVVISPIP; the protein is encoded by the exons ATGCAAGCTTTCCTCTCTTCCTCGATCCTTACGAATCCGTGCCCCCGGTCGCTCTTCCCGCGTCCAAAAACGCAATCTCAGCTCATCCTCTCCTCGGTTACGGGAGCTAGGACGAGTGCTGCCACCGCAAGAAGAACCGTGCAGGGCGATGGGTCGACCCGGTGCGTGGTGacgccggcgtcgtcgtccccggcggtggccgcggcggcgacggaggTGCCCGAGAAGATGAAGGCGTGGGCCTACGACGAGTACGGAGACGCCGGCGTGCTCAAGCTCGACGAGGCCGTGTCGGTGCCACCGGTGGGCGAGGAGCAGGTGCTGGTCAGGGTAGCAGCGGCGGCGCTCAACCCCGTGGACTCTAAGCGGCGTATGGGCAAGTTCAAGGCCACCGACTCCCCACTCCCG ACTGTGCCAGGGTACGACATGGCCGGCGTCGTCGTCAAGGTCGGCAGCCAGGTGAAGAGCCTCAAGGAAGGCGACGAGGTGTACGGCCACATCAGCGAGAAGGTCCTTGAGGGCCCCAAGCAGTACGGCTCGCTGGCTGAGTACACCGCCGTCGAGGAGAAGCTGGTTGCTGTCAAGCCCAAGAACATCGACTTTGCACAGGCAGCAGGTCTGCCGCTCGCCATCGAGACCGCCCATGAAGGCCTCGAGAGGGCGGGCTTCTCCGCCGGCAAGTCCATCCTCGTGCTGGGTGGCGCCGGTGGAGTAGGGTCCCTTGTCATCCAG CTGGCAAAACAAGTTTTTGGCGCATCCAAGGTGGCGGCTACAGCTAGCACCCCAAAGCTCGAGCTTCTGAAAAGCCTGGGAGCCGATGTGGCCATCGACTACACCAAGGAAAACTTTGAAGAATTGCCCGACAAGTATGATGTTGTGTTCGACGCAGTCG GTCAGGGTGACAAGGCCGTCAAGGTGGTGAAGGAAGGTGGCAGTGTAGTGGTCCTCACCGGCGCGGTCGCTCCGCCAGGGTTCCGCTTTGTGGTGACCTCTGATGGCTCCGTCTTGACGAAGCTCAACCCTTACCTCGAGTCCGGGAAGGTGAAGCCAATCGTTGACCCAAAGGGGCCGTTCCCATTCTCCCAGGTTGTGGAGGCATTTTCTTATCTTGAGACTGGGAGAGCCACGGGCAAAGTAGTTATTTCACCGATTCCATAA